One Methylosinus sp. LW4 genomic region harbors:
- a CDS encoding extracellular solute-binding protein has translation MTIRAIRAAILATLFPLFFAGAQGASALAAESHGLAMHGEPALPADFDHLPYADPQAKQGGRLRIGLQGAFDSLNPFNLKAGSTAQGLEGNVIQRLMARSLDEPFTVYGVLARSIEVDDSREHVTFRLDPRARFSDGAPLTSADVRFSFDLLKAKGRPQQRSAYGLVKRVETPDAQTISFDLTGANDRELPLILGFLPVLPKHATDIEHFTDATLKPPIGSGPYVVEEVEPGARLVLKRDPAYWGKDLPMQRGLYNFDQIDVNYFRDANSLFEAFKAGVVDYREESNTTRWASGYDFPAVRDGRVAVETLPSPGPKGMEGFVFNTRRPMFQDARLREALGLMFDFEWINANLYSGLYTRTKSFFDESELASTGRPASEAERALLAPFPGAVREDILEGRWRPPVHDGSGRDREPARRALELLGEAGYKLVDNRLVKNGDPLSFEIMVANRDQERLALFFASSLQRIGVAASVRLVDEVQYQRRRQKFEFDVMFGTWTASASPGNEQRMRWGSASAAQEGSYNLAGASSPAIDALIAALLSARGREDFIAAVRAYDRALLSGFYIVPLYHSSTQWIAHSTKIARPSKLPRYSPLFGATLETWWRTEP, from the coding sequence ATGACGATTCGAGCGATTCGCGCCGCAATTCTCGCCACGCTTTTCCCCTTGTTCTTCGCAGGGGCGCAAGGCGCGAGCGCCCTCGCCGCCGAGAGCCACGGCCTCGCAATGCATGGCGAGCCGGCTCTCCCGGCCGATTTCGACCATTTGCCCTATGCCGATCCGCAGGCGAAACAGGGCGGACGGCTGCGAATCGGCCTGCAGGGCGCCTTCGACAGCCTCAATCCGTTCAACCTCAAAGCCGGCTCGACCGCGCAAGGGCTCGAGGGCAATGTCATTCAGCGGCTGATGGCGCGCTCGCTCGACGAGCCCTTCACCGTCTATGGCGTGCTGGCGCGCTCGATCGAGGTCGATGATTCGCGCGAGCATGTGACCTTTCGTCTCGATCCGCGCGCCCGCTTCTCCGATGGCGCGCCGCTCACCTCGGCGGATGTGCGCTTCTCCTTCGATCTGCTGAAGGCCAAGGGCCGTCCGCAGCAGCGCAGCGCCTATGGGCTGGTCAAGCGCGTCGAGACGCCGGACGCGCAGACGATCAGCTTCGACCTCACCGGCGCCAATGATCGCGAGCTGCCGCTGATCCTCGGCTTTCTGCCCGTGCTGCCGAAGCACGCCACCGATATCGAGCATTTCACCGACGCCACGCTGAAGCCGCCGATCGGCTCCGGCCCCTATGTGGTCGAGGAGGTGGAGCCCGGCGCGCGGCTCGTGCTGAAGCGCGACCCCGCCTATTGGGGCAAGGACCTGCCCATGCAGCGCGGGCTCTACAATTTCGATCAGATCGACGTGAATTATTTCCGCGACGCCAATTCGCTGTTCGAGGCCTTCAAGGCCGGCGTCGTCGATTATCGCGAGGAGTCCAACACGACGCGCTGGGCCAGCGGCTATGATTTCCCCGCCGTGCGCGACGGGCGCGTCGCCGTGGAGACTCTGCCGAGCCCCGGCCCCAAGGGCATGGAAGGCTTCGTCTTCAACACGCGCCGGCCCATGTTCCAGGACGCGCGGCTGCGCGAGGCGCTGGGCCTGATGTTCGATTTCGAATGGATCAACGCCAATCTCTATTCCGGCCTCTACACGCGCACCAAGAGCTTCTTCGACGAATCGGAGCTCGCCTCCACCGGCCGCCCGGCCAGCGAGGCGGAGCGCGCTCTGCTCGCCCCCTTCCCCGGCGCCGTGCGCGAGGACATTCTGGAAGGGCGCTGGCGCCCGCCCGTGCATGACGGCAGCGGCCGCGACCGCGAGCCCGCCCGCCGCGCGCTGGAGCTGCTCGGCGAGGCCGGCTACAAGCTCGTCGACAATCGGCTGGTGAAGAATGGCGATCCACTCTCCTTCGAGATCATGGTCGCCAATCGCGATCAGGAGCGTCTGGCGCTGTTCTTCGCCTCCTCGCTGCAGCGCATCGGCGTCGCCGCGAGCGTGCGCCTCGTCGACGAGGTGCAATATCAGCGTCGCCGCCAGAAGTTCGAATTCGACGTGATGTTCGGCACCTGGACCGCCTCCGCCTCGCCCGGCAATGAGCAGCGGATGCGCTGGGGCTCCGCAAGCGCCGCGCAAGAAGGCTCCTATAATCTCGCGGGAGCCTCCTCTCCGGCGATAGACGCGCTCATCGCAGCGCTGCTGTCCGCGCGCGGGCGCGAGGATTTCATCGCCGCCGTGCGCGCCTACGACCGCGCGCTTCTCTCCGGTTTCTACATCGTGCCGCTCTATCACTCCTCGACGCAATGGATCGCTCACTCGACGAAAATCGCGAGGCCGTCGAAATTGCCCCGCTACTCTCCCTTGTTTGGCGCCACGCTCGAGACGTGGTGGAGGACGGAGCCGTGA
- a CDS encoding AMP-dependent synthetase: protein MTLADSSGRALSRAHPLTMFGLDALIAGAARLRPMRLAAADASTGAAIDHAELDRRVAAFRADLRSFDFLPGERIILFAAPSSATLIALIGIISAGLEPVAAPLGLSVGALAAGARAVAAAALIAPASIGGESLEELVFGVAAQAPSIRLIGSLDGTIDGAVDFGPRSRSENDSSASTRSAPGKKVLIGALDQYGAPHFLEQAGLVSGGLGLIAKAHVNGSAPLLSLVSPGTIGGLVAGPLAALLSGAALHFLAPFDAADFLATLDALGPLRLVAPRAALADLDAAGLLTSGALLACIAVHRAGEDEPAFEPSHPYSCPIIEIGADGALRAPPRPVPGRAAY, encoded by the coding sequence GTGACGCTCGCCGACAGCTCCGGCCGCGCGCTTTCGCGCGCGCATCCGCTGACCATGTTCGGCCTCGACGCGCTGATCGCCGGCGCGGCGCGGCTGCGCCCCATGCGCCTCGCCGCCGCCGACGCCTCGACCGGCGCGGCGATCGACCACGCCGAGCTCGACCGCCGCGTCGCCGCCTTTCGCGCCGATCTGCGCAGCTTCGATTTTCTGCCCGGCGAGCGCATCATTCTCTTCGCCGCGCCGAGCAGCGCGACGCTGATCGCGCTCATCGGAATCATCTCCGCCGGCCTCGAGCCGGTGGCGGCGCCGCTCGGCCTCTCGGTCGGCGCTCTGGCGGCCGGCGCGCGCGCCGTCGCGGCCGCGGCGCTCATCGCGCCGGCCTCGATCGGCGGCGAGAGCCTCGAGGAGCTGGTCTTCGGCGTCGCCGCGCAAGCGCCTTCGATAAGGCTCATCGGCTCGCTCGACGGAACCATAGACGGCGCCGTCGATTTCGGTCCGCGCTCGCGCAGCGAGAATGACTCTTCCGCCTCGACGCGCTCCGCGCCCGGCAAAAAAGTGCTGATCGGCGCGCTGGACCAATATGGCGCGCCGCATTTCCTCGAGCAGGCGGGGCTCGTCTCCGGCGGCCTCGGCCTCATCGCCAAAGCGCATGTCAATGGCTCGGCGCCGCTGCTGTCGCTGGTCTCGCCGGGCACGATCGGCGGCCTCGTCGCCGGGCCGCTCGCCGCGCTGCTCTCCGGCGCCGCGCTGCATTTCCTCGCGCCTTTCGACGCCGCCGATTTCCTCGCGACGCTCGACGCGCTCGGCCCTCTGCGCCTCGTCGCGCCGCGCGCGGCGCTGGCCGATCTCGACGCGGCCGGCCTGCTGACGAGCGGCGCGCTGCTCGCCTGCATCGCCGTCCATCGCGCCGGCGAGGATGAGCCCGCCTTCGAGCCCTCGCACCCTTATTCCTGCCCGATCATCGAGATCGGCGCGGACGGCGCCCTGCGCGCTCCTCCGCGCCCAGTCCCGGGCCGCGCCGCCTATTGA
- a CDS encoding DUF1810 domain-containing protein has protein sequence MSDDDPFDLRRFVEAQAPVIEMAMAELAAGRKRTHWMWFVFPQLEGLGSSAMAKRYAISSAAEARAFLAHEILGERLRACTRLVLAAERPLAEIFGAPDDLKFKSSMTLFAEGAPQETLFAEAIARCCGGAPDAATLRRLAQ, from the coding sequence ATGTCGGACGACGATCCCTTCGATCTACGCCGTTTCGTCGAGGCGCAGGCTCCCGTCATCGAGATGGCGATGGCGGAGCTCGCCGCCGGGCGCAAGCGAACGCATTGGATGTGGTTCGTCTTTCCGCAGCTCGAGGGGCTGGGCTCCAGCGCCATGGCGAAGCGCTATGCGATCAGCTCGGCGGCGGAGGCGCGCGCGTTTCTCGCACATGAGATTTTGGGGGAGAGGCTGCGCGCCTGCACGCGTCTCGTTCTCGCCGCGGAGCGTCCGCTCGCCGAGATTTTCGGCGCGCCTGACGATCTCAAATTCAAATCCTCTATGACGCTCTTCGCCGAAGGGGCGCCGCAGGAGACGCTGTTCGCCGAAGCGATCGCGCGCTGCTGCGGCGGCGCGCCGGATGCGGCGACACTGCGCCGCCTCGCTCAATAG
- a CDS encoding quinone-dependent dihydroorotate dehydrogenase: MIEVFFGDLATALFRRLPPETAHQATIAALQLMPAPKPPRDDPRLAVSAFGLDFPNPIGLAAGFDKNAEVPDAMLAMGFGFAEVGTLTPKPQAGNARPRVFRLPEDRGIVNRYGFNNVGHTLAYERLLVRRSRGGIVGVNIGANKDAADRIADYERGIAAFSELASYFTVNVSSPNTPGLRDLQEKTALSELLARVLSARERARRRRPVLLKIAPDLSLEQLDDVVSVARSREIDGMIVSNTTLARPETLASPFAKEAGGLSGAPLFDLSTKMLAETFLRVEGQFPLIGVGGVDSAAAALAKIEAGASLVQLYSALVYEGPGLVGRIKSGILETLEREGVTLAALVGRRARAK, from the coding sequence ATGATCGAGGTTTTTTTCGGCGATCTCGCCACCGCGCTGTTCCGCCGCCTGCCGCCGGAGACGGCGCATCAGGCGACGATCGCCGCTCTGCAGCTGATGCCGGCGCCGAAGCCGCCGCGCGACGATCCGCGCCTCGCGGTCAGCGCCTTCGGCCTCGATTTTCCCAATCCGATCGGCCTCGCCGCCGGCTTCGACAAAAACGCCGAGGTTCCCGACGCCATGCTGGCCATGGGCTTCGGCTTCGCCGAGGTCGGCACGCTGACGCCCAAGCCGCAGGCCGGCAACGCGCGTCCGCGCGTGTTTCGGCTGCCCGAGGATCGCGGCATCGTCAATCGCTATGGCTTCAACAATGTCGGCCATACGCTCGCCTATGAGCGGCTGCTCGTCCGGCGCTCGCGCGGCGGAATCGTCGGCGTCAACATCGGCGCCAATAAGGACGCCGCCGACCGCATCGCCGATTATGAGCGCGGCATTGCGGCCTTCTCCGAGCTGGCGAGCTATTTCACCGTCAATGTCTCCTCGCCCAACACGCCGGGCCTGCGTGACCTGCAGGAGAAGACCGCGCTCTCGGAGCTGTTGGCGCGCGTGCTCTCGGCGCGCGAGCGGGCCAGGCGGCGACGGCCCGTATTGTTGAAGATCGCGCCGGATCTCTCGCTCGAGCAGCTCGACGACGTGGTGAGCGTCGCGCGCTCCCGCGAGATCGACGGGATGATCGTCTCCAACACGACGTTGGCGCGGCCGGAGACTTTGGCTTCGCCTTTCGCGAAGGAGGCGGGCGGGCTCTCGGGCGCGCCGCTCTTCGATCTCTCGACGAAAATGCTCGCCGAGACGTTTCTGCGCGTCGAAGGGCAGTTTCCGCTCATCGGCGTCGGCGGCGTCGATTCGGCCGCTGCGGCGCTCGCCAAGATCGAGGCCGGGGCGAGCCTGGTGCAGCTCTATAGCGCGCTGGTCTATGAGGGGCCGGGGCTGGTGGGGCGCATCAAGAGCGGGATTTTGGAGACGCTGGAGCGCGAGGGCGTGACGCTGGCGGCGCTCGTCGGACGGCGGGCGCGCGCGAAATAA
- a CDS encoding DUF952 domain-containing protein — translation MTLIYKLLPASLWREAEAAGVFAGAGIDLADGYIHFSTRAQVEETAARYFNGVADLLLVAVEAEPLGDALKWEPSRGGDLFPHLYGTLPVARVAKVAALPMRADGGHDFAGLVE, via the coding sequence ATGACCCTCATCTACAAGCTTCTCCCCGCTTCCCTCTGGCGTGAGGCCGAGGCGGCGGGCGTTTTCGCGGGCGCCGGGATCGATCTTGCCGACGGCTATATTCATTTCTCGACGCGCGCGCAGGTCGAGGAGACGGCCGCGCGTTATTTCAATGGCGTCGCCGATCTTCTGCTCGTCGCCGTGGAAGCCGAGCCTCTCGGCGATGCGCTGAAGTGGGAGCCCTCGCGCGGCGGCGATCTCTTCCCCCATCTCTACGGAACGCTGCCGGTCGCGCGCGTCGCGAAGGTCGCGGCTTTGCCGATGCGCGCGGATGGCGGCCATGATTTCGCGGGGCTCGTCGAATGA
- a CDS encoding multidrug effflux MFS transporter: MRDTSSRRIAPILGALGALGPLSIDMYLPAMPQIAANLNVGEGQVQFSLMSFFAGLMIGQLFYGPISDSVGRKPVIYAGLLLFIVGSIGSITAGTAEQLAAWRFIHGLGGSAGMVMGLAIVRDLYTGQTAAKLIAMMMLVLGVAPILAPLLGSAIIAVAPWQALFGALALFGVAGLVLVWIALPETRMEELRAASRPLDAVRNYAHLLASRRFLPYVAVAAFAQAGFFAYLAGSSFVFISLHGLTPAAYSAVFAVNSIGLIAAAQTVPHLMGRFRPQTIVRASVAVYAATAVSLAAVDMAGGASLGMLAASLFVIIAARAIVMPVCSVMALESYGAISGTASALLGALQFGAGTFASFIVGATANGAALPMIAAIAVCGVAACVLAFAAFPKTPSALSQERHRQPASAP; the protein is encoded by the coding sequence ATGCGAGACACGTCTTCCAGGCGCATCGCGCCTATACTCGGAGCCCTCGGCGCTCTGGGACCACTGTCGATCGATATGTATCTGCCGGCCATGCCGCAGATCGCGGCGAATCTGAATGTCGGCGAAGGACAGGTGCAATTCAGCCTCATGTCCTTCTTCGCCGGCCTCATGATCGGCCAGCTCTTCTACGGCCCGATCTCCGACTCCGTCGGCCGCAAGCCGGTCATTTACGCCGGACTCCTGCTGTTCATCGTCGGCTCCATCGGCAGCATCACCGCCGGGACGGCCGAGCAGCTCGCCGCTTGGCGCTTCATCCATGGGCTCGGCGGCTCGGCCGGCATGGTGATGGGCCTCGCCATCGTGCGCGACCTGTACACGGGGCAGACGGCCGCCAAGCTCATCGCGATGATGATGCTCGTCCTCGGCGTCGCGCCGATACTCGCGCCTCTGTTGGGCTCGGCGATCATCGCCGTCGCGCCATGGCAGGCTCTGTTCGGCGCGCTCGCGCTGTTCGGCGTCGCCGGTCTCGTCCTCGTGTGGATCGCCTTGCCGGAGACCCGCATGGAAGAGCTTCGCGCCGCCAGCCGCCCGCTCGACGCCGTGCGAAATTACGCGCATCTTCTCGCCAGCCGCCGCTTTCTCCCTTATGTGGCGGTGGCGGCGTTCGCGCAGGCCGGATTTTTCGCCTATCTCGCCGGCTCTTCCTTCGTCTTCATTTCGCTGCACGGACTGACGCCCGCCGCCTATAGCGCCGTCTTCGCCGTCAACTCCATCGGCCTGATCGCGGCCGCTCAGACCGTGCCGCACCTGATGGGCCGCTTTCGGCCGCAAACGATCGTGCGCGCTTCCGTCGCGGTCTATGCCGCGACGGCCGTCTCGCTGGCGGCGGTCGATATGGCCGGCGGCGCGAGTCTCGGCATGCTCGCCGCCTCGCTCTTCGTCATCATCGCCGCCAGGGCTATCGTCATGCCCGTCTGCAGCGTCATGGCGCTGGAATCCTATGGCGCGATCTCCGGCACGGCCTCGGCGCTGCTGGGGGCGCTGCAATTCGGCGCCGGAACATTCGCCTCCTTCATTGTCGGCGCGACAGCCAATGGCGCGGCTCTGCCGATGATCGCCGCTATCGCCGTTTGCGGAGTCGCCGCATGCGTCTTGGCGTTCGCCGCCTTTCCGAAGACGCCTTCCGCTCTCTCGCAGGAGCGCCATCGCCAGCCTGCATCGGCCCCATGA
- a CDS encoding bifunctional riboflavin kinase/FAD synthetase: MDAALPSAHPFIVARDPLAPPPGLEGAVVAIGNFDGLHRGHRGVIAHAQALAQKLGKPCALLTFEPHPADCFAGKSIIFRLTPPDAKAALLARLGLDGMVILTFDKDFAARPPREFTEEILHKRLGVSAAVAGYDFCFGAKRAGNPEFLRAEGERLGFAVEIVPRITQDEAGSLEAVSSTATREALAAGDVALATKLLGHPYFVEGVVTRGRQLGRTLGFPTANIALDPSSKLRHGIYAVTLEVDGALREGVANFGRRPTVEAEGAPLLEVFVFDFDGDLYGKTVEVAFIGFIRGEAKFPSLDALTAQMREDAATAREILAARG, encoded by the coding sequence TTGGACGCCGCCTTGCCTTCCGCGCATCCCTTCATCGTCGCCCGCGATCCGCTCGCCCCGCCGCCGGGGCTCGAGGGGGCCGTCGTCGCCATCGGCAATTTCGACGGCCTGCATCGCGGCCATCGCGGCGTCATCGCCCATGCGCAGGCTCTGGCGCAAAAGCTCGGCAAGCCTTGCGCGCTGCTCACTTTCGAGCCGCATCCGGCCGATTGCTTCGCCGGAAAATCGATCATATTCCGGCTCACCCCGCCCGACGCCAAGGCCGCGCTGCTCGCCCGTCTCGGCCTCGACGGCATGGTGATCCTCACCTTCGACAAGGACTTCGCTGCGCGTCCGCCGCGAGAGTTCACCGAGGAGATTCTCCACAAGAGGCTCGGCGTCTCGGCGGCGGTGGCGGGCTATGATTTCTGCTTCGGCGCCAAGCGCGCCGGCAATCCCGAATTTCTGCGCGCCGAAGGCGAGCGCCTCGGCTTCGCCGTGGAGATCGTGCCGCGAATCACGCAGGACGAGGCCGGCAGCCTCGAGGCCGTCTCCTCCACCGCGACGCGCGAGGCGCTCGCCGCCGGCGATGTCGCGCTGGCGACCAAGCTGCTCGGCCATCCCTATTTCGTCGAGGGCGTCGTCACCCGCGGCCGGCAGCTCGGCCGCACGCTCGGCTTTCCGACCGCCAATATTGCGCTCGACCCGTCCAGCAAGCTGCGCCACGGCATTTACGCGGTGACGCTGGAAGTGGACGGCGCGCTGCGCGAAGGCGTCGCCAATTTCGGCCGCCGGCCGACGGTGGAGGCGGAGGGCGCGCCGCTGCTCGAGGTCTTCGTCTTCGATTTCGACGGCGATCTCTATGGCAAGACGGTGGAGGTGGCCTTCATCGGCTTCATCCGCGGCGAGGCGAAATTCCCCTCGCTCGACGCGCTCACCGCGCAAATGCGCGAGGACGCGGCGACGGCGCGAGAGATTCTGGCCGCGAGAGGTTGA
- a CDS encoding restriction endonuclease has product MTRSRKRRCLAFIIVCAAAAGWLWPHVAGASAMALAFVGVLHLAVLAYEEIAFPQYSEAMSPEDYEHFCAALLREARWSARVTRLSGDQGVDIVAEKRGRRIVVQCKKYSKPVGNRAVQEIVAAIAHEEAERGIVVATKGYTASAVQLAASNEVLLLHHCELTKIDRLLRRPLLSA; this is encoded by the coding sequence ATGACGCGCAGCAGAAAGAGACGTTGTCTCGCCTTCATCATCGTCTGCGCCGCCGCCGCGGGCTGGCTCTGGCCGCACGTCGCCGGCGCCTCGGCGATGGCGCTCGCTTTTGTCGGCGTGCTGCATCTCGCCGTGCTCGCTTATGAGGAGATCGCCTTTCCGCAATATAGCGAGGCGATGAGCCCGGAGGATTACGAGCATTTCTGCGCCGCCCTGCTGCGCGAGGCGCGCTGGAGCGCGCGGGTGACGCGGCTGAGCGGCGATCAAGGCGTCGATATCGTCGCGGAGAAGCGCGGACGCAGGATCGTCGTCCAGTGCAAGAAATATTCGAAGCCGGTCGGCAACAGGGCCGTGCAGGAGATCGTCGCCGCCATCGCCCATGAGGAGGCCGAGCGCGGAATCGTCGTCGCCACCAAGGGCTATACGGCGAGCGCCGTGCAGCTCGCCGCCTCCAATGAGGTGCTGCTGCTGCATCATTGCGAGCTGACGAAGATCGACCGCCTGCTCAGGCGGCCTCTTCTATCGGCTTGA
- a CDS encoding transglutaminase family protein, which translates to MIYDITHVTTYSYEAPVAAARCALRLLPRDDAGQRVVFGRIDITPSPHDWRERVDFYGNRVAEAQLDAPHVKLGIAMSARVRVERAAPPEEASTPPWETVRAEALETPSLGPDAPAHFIFPSRLAPLYAPATAYARESFPPGRPMLAGAVELMRRIHRDFLYDPNATHVAMPLAQAFDKRSGVCQDFTHIMIAALRGLGLPAAYVSGYIRTIPAPGAAKLEGADASHAWISVWCGREFGWLGVDPTNAILAMNDHVVIARGRDYADVSPIDGVIFAAGKQKLDVSVSVKPIEEAA; encoded by the coding sequence GTGATCTACGACATCACCCATGTGACGACCTACAGCTACGAGGCGCCCGTCGCCGCGGCGCGCTGCGCTTTGCGCCTATTGCCGCGCGACGACGCCGGCCAGCGCGTCGTCTTCGGCCGCATCGACATCACGCCCAGCCCGCACGACTGGCGCGAGCGCGTCGATTTCTACGGCAATCGCGTCGCCGAGGCGCAGCTGGACGCCCCCCATGTGAAGCTCGGCATCGCAATGAGCGCGCGCGTGCGCGTCGAGCGCGCCGCCCCGCCCGAGGAGGCGTCGACGCCGCCGTGGGAGACCGTGCGCGCAGAGGCGCTGGAGACGCCCTCGCTCGGTCCCGACGCGCCGGCGCATTTCATCTTTCCGAGCCGGCTCGCGCCCCTCTACGCGCCCGCGACGGCCTATGCGCGCGAGAGCTTTCCGCCCGGCCGGCCGATGCTGGCCGGCGCGGTGGAGCTGATGCGGCGCATCCATCGCGATTTTCTCTACGATCCCAACGCCACCCATGTCGCAATGCCGCTGGCGCAGGCCTTCGACAAGCGCAGTGGCGTCTGCCAGGATTTCACCCACATCATGATCGCGGCGCTGCGCGGGCTGGGCCTGCCGGCGGCCTATGTCAGCGGCTATATCCGCACCATACCGGCGCCCGGCGCCGCCAAGCTCGAGGGCGCCGACGCCTCCCACGCCTGGATTTCCGTCTGGTGCGGGCGCGAGTTCGGCTGGCTCGGCGTCGATCCGACCAACGCCATTCTGGCTATGAACGACCATGTGGTGATCGCGCGAGGCCGCGATTACGCTGATGTCTCGCCGATCGACGGCGTGATTTTCGCCGCCGGCAAGCAGAAGCTCGACGTCAGCGTCAGCGTCAAGCCGATAGAAGAGGCCGCCTGA